A single Ignavibacteriales bacterium DNA region contains:
- the dcm gene encoding DNA (cytosine-5-)-methyltransferase, with product MEVDRKTTNEQACLTHYLQNADTGCSEVYRKPAFSYLKALHEELEFVEDPDFQYYLPIKWDIPFPPVTEAKFTCVDLFAGIGGTRLAFQNLGGKCVFSSEWDGFAKKTYEANFGEIPFGDITEIEADEIPDHDILLAGFPCQPFSIAGVSKKNSLGRKHGFLDETQGTLFFDIARILKSKRPKTFLLENVKNLVSHDKGKTFFIISETLKELNYTIYYKVLDSKYFVPQHRERILIIGFDNTVFKGRQKFRFPELEDPGLKIRDILEPDPDPKYTLTDNLWNYLQEYAKKHKEKGNGFGFGLTDLNGISRTLSARYYKDGSEILIPQRNKNPRRLTPRECARLQGFPDKFVIPVSDNQAYRQFGNSVTVPLIQSVGKNLIKELRLIHESGKSAIAV from the coding sequence CTGGAAGTTGATCGAAAAACAACAAATGAACAGGCGTGTTTAACACATTATTTGCAAAATGCCGATACGGGCTGTTCTGAAGTATATAGAAAACCAGCTTTTAGTTACCTTAAAGCTTTACATGAGGAACTGGAATTTGTTGAAGATCCTGATTTTCAATATTACCTTCCTATAAAATGGGATATACCCTTTCCTCCGGTTACAGAGGCAAAATTTACCTGCGTTGATCTTTTTGCAGGCATAGGCGGGACACGGCTCGCTTTTCAGAACCTGGGGGGTAAATGTGTTTTCTCCTCTGAATGGGATGGATTCGCTAAAAAAACCTATGAAGCAAATTTTGGGGAAATACCTTTTGGCGATATTACTGAAATAGAGGCTGATGAAATACCCGATCATGATATACTGCTTGCCGGTTTTCCCTGTCAGCCGTTTTCTATTGCGGGAGTAAGCAAGAAGAATTCTCTGGGAAGAAAACACGGATTTCTGGATGAAACACAGGGAACACTTTTTTTTGATATAGCCAGAATACTTAAATCCAAGAGACCAAAGACGTTTTTACTGGAGAATGTTAAAAATCTGGTTTCTCACGATAAGGGAAAAACTTTCTTTATAATTTCTGAAACACTTAAAGAACTTAATTACACCATTTATTACAAAGTATTAGACAGTAAATATTTTGTTCCGCAGCACAGGGAAAGAATTCTTATAATAGGATTCGACAATACAGTTTTTAAGGGAAGACAAAAATTCAGATTTCCCGAACTGGAAGACCCGGGATTAAAAATCAGAGATATTCTGGAGCCGGACCCCGATCCAAAATATACATTGACGGATAATCTGTGGAATTATTTGCAGGAGTATGCAAAGAAACACAAAGAAAAAGGTAATGGTTTTGGTTTTGGGTTAACGGATTTAAATGGAATATCCAGAACTTTAAGTGCGCGATATTATAAAGACGGATCCGAAATACTTATACCGCAAAGAAACAAAAATCCAAGAAGGCTAACACCAAGAGAATGTGCAAGACTTCAGGGTTTTCCTGATAAATTTGTAATTCCTGTTTCTGATAATCAGGCATACAGACAATTTGGAAATTCTGTTACCGTACCTCTGATACAATCGGTTGGAAAAAATCTTATTAAGGAACTTCGGTTAATTCATGAATCTGGAAAATCTGCTATCGCTGTTTAG
- a CDS encoding MvaI/BcnI restriction endonuclease family protein has product MNLENLLSLFRDKGCSKVYVKELSPNDNSKNQVYLGGSYDVLNILPFNEIKAEGIGDWKRERFKATVNFGWIGEDGNIFNAPFAQLILYPKYPEVRFSGFLKKCDNPPSEIMSGREAGRLLFLGVADGGKLLGKAVFPDSEVAQEFVNYSPKEETGLFKVLYTKRIEDHRAQLLTELRRITSLGWIDSKRLDRTGNILPCNSSNCGGYTLEAELGITPNGYSEPDYLGWEIKQFGVKDLNKTSSAVVTLMTPEPDSGYYHEYGASDFVRKYGYSDLRGRIDRLNFGGIFKAGLTNVRTGLKLEISGFDKTEKQITSTGGKIILLDNQENEAAAWTFSSVISHWKRKHTNACYIPSLLKQNGSRKYKYGNNILLGLGTDFVLFLAQLSLGNIYYDPGIKIENASTNPRTKQRSQFRIKSRFLSELYRNSEWVTL; this is encoded by the coding sequence ATGAATCTGGAAAATCTGCTATCGCTGTTTAGAGACAAAGGCTGCTCCAAGGTCTATGTAAAAGAACTCAGCCCCAATGATAATTCAAAGAACCAGGTGTATCTGGGTGGAAGTTATGATGTTCTGAATATTCTGCCGTTCAATGAGATAAAAGCAGAAGGAATTGGGGACTGGAAAAGGGAGAGATTTAAGGCGACTGTTAATTTCGGTTGGATAGGTGAGGATGGAAACATTTTTAATGCACCATTTGCTCAATTAATTCTGTACCCTAAATATCCCGAAGTGCGTTTTTCCGGATTTCTTAAAAAATGCGATAACCCTCCATCGGAAATTATGTCTGGTAGAGAAGCCGGAAGGCTTTTGTTTTTGGGCGTGGCTGATGGAGGAAAGTTACTCGGAAAAGCTGTTTTTCCGGATTCAGAAGTGGCTCAGGAGTTTGTAAACTACTCCCCAAAAGAGGAAACCGGCTTATTTAAAGTTCTGTATACGAAGCGCATCGAAGATCATCGGGCGCAGCTTTTGACCGAACTGAGAAGAATTACTTCGCTTGGATGGATCGATTCGAAACGATTAGACAGGACAGGGAATATATTACCATGCAACAGTTCGAACTGCGGAGGATATACACTTGAAGCAGAACTTGGAATAACACCAAATGGTTATTCTGAACCCGATTACCTGGGGTGGGAAATAAAGCAGTTTGGAGTCAAAGATCTTAACAAAACCTCATCAGCCGTGGTAACTCTGATGACCCCGGAGCCGGATTCAGGATACTATCATGAGTACGGAGCATCGGATTTTGTCAGAAAGTATGGATATTCGGACCTGAGAGGCAGAATTGACAGATTGAATTTCGGAGGAATATTCAAAGCCGGTCTTACAAACGTCAGGACCGGACTTAAACTTGAAATTTCAGGATTTGATAAAACAGAAAAACAAATTACCAGTACCGGTGGAAAAATTATATTACTGGATAATCAGGAAAATGAAGCCGCTGCATGGACCTTCTCGTCTGTTATATCACACTGGAAAAGAAAGCATACCAACGCATGTTATATACCATCGCTTCTGAAACAAAATGGTTCACGAAAGTATAAATACGGCAACAACATATTATTGGGGCTTGGAACTGATTTTGTCCTGTTTTTAGCTCAGCTAAGCCTTGGCAATATTTATTATGATCCAGGCATAAAAATTGAAAACGCATCAACAAATCCCAGAACAAAACAAAGAAGTCAGTTTAGGATAAAATCCCGGTTTTTATCAGAACTTTACAGGAACAGTGAATGGGTTACACTTTAG